The Sphaeramia orbicularis chromosome 16, fSphaOr1.1, whole genome shotgun sequence genome window below encodes:
- the LOC115435221 gene encoding ataxin-1-like gives MKSNQERSNGCLPPKKREILALEQRPVVVATAAPPAAVAADNAHTENLAWLASVASERCKSRDSESPRCPVSSASSSSPSSSIPSSATPLSAVPLASLPTVYPTALPQQAGTIQFAQLGPNVQFISSGPYAGYISSHIISTNTSSAPNSSAIAGQRPQLDGYTTALISPNTKGEPQFQMGVSPTELTPVSLSNSPQVTSQYIHLDSRAPLTVSGSAVTSPTAHLQLHPHTAVLPQTLTLAPSQLVVQYTDGSAGKKPEGHAKGLLNGELEVVKQTKASAQPVNHQQVQSYEARHILLPADYGQNPSGLQTSLVLVAQPNHGADHEPGPNKISLVQTEKGGICLGKPVSRSSSFTPLPSSEVVKSVAPHTVIQTTLAPEELPANLYSSTQPPIIGYITSANQHAVSYHAALPQHLVIPSGQSLLIPVSGTNNGTEMEVSRTVSALTATTTPQISTAMPHAYLATALSKCEALAPDGHQPPPAVAQAPAPPVLPSNPAPAVVAAPSPAPGPVPAPAPVSIQASPSISSSSSPVALPPFFMRGSIIQLADGELKRVEDLKTEDFIQSAEISSELKIDSSTVERIDSGQTPNAVVIQFSVGELKAQVCVEVLVEYPFFVFGQGWSSCCPDRTTQLFELSCAKLCVGDVCVSLTLRGLRNGSVIDSQALGTKLKTTELSDSCHNAAGSGSGLLVKAANPDRLEKEHVTGPGPGLEVSPGLGLVSGPGEGIYRAGPLLAVLGNREVRQEVVKTDKMQCGDQDRPVVRKRRWSAPERDQTERSEEEPPLTLPKPSFIPQEVKISIEGHSSTGSERCLNK, from the exons ATGAAATCCAACCAGGAGAGGAGTAATGGATGCCTGCCTCCTAAGAAGCGTGAGATCTTGGCTCTGGAGCAGAGGCCAGTGGTAGTTGCCACAGCAGCACCTCCAGCTGCTGTAGCTGCTGATAACGCCCACACAGAAAATCTAGCATGGCTGGCGAGTGTGGCCAGTGAACGCTGCAAATCCAGAGACTCAGAGAGCCCAAGATGTCCTGTCTCCTCTGCATCTTCATCATCTCCCTCTTCTTCGATCCCTTCCTCGGCCACTCCTCTGTCTGCGGTACCTCTGGCTTCTCTGCCTACAGTTTACCCCACAGCTCTACCACAACAGGCTGGGACTATTCAGTTTGCTCAGCTGGGGCCTAATGTTCAGTTCATCAGCTCTGGGCCCTATGCTGGCTATATATCCTCTCACATCATCTCCACCAATACTAGCTCTGCCCCTAACAGCTCTGCCATAGCAGGCCAGCGTCCTCAGCTAGATGGTTATACCACTGCCCTCATCTCCCCAAACACTAAAGGTGAGCCACAGTTTCAAATGGGAGTCTCGCCCACTGAACTGACTCCTGTGTCACTGTCAAATTCTCCCCAAGTCACCAGCCAGTACATCCATCTGGACAGCAGAGCTCCTCTGACTGTCAGCGGAAGTGCTGTGACTTCACCCACAGCCCACCTCCAGCTCCACCCTCATACCGCCGTCCTACCACAAACTCTTACCCTCGCTCCCTCCCAGCTGGTTGTCCAATATACAGATGGTTCGGCTGGAAAGAAACCAGAGGGGCACGCTAAAGGGCTGCTCAACGGGGAACTGGAGGTGGTAAAACAGACTAAAGCTTCTGCTCAACCGGTGAACCATCAGCAGGTCCAGAGTTATGAGGCCAGGCATATCCTCCTGCCTGCAGACTATGGCCAGAACCCCTCTGGGCTCCAGACTTCATTGGTTCTGGTGGCTCAGCCCAACCATGGAGCTGATCATGAACCTGGCCCAAATAAGATCTCCCTAGTCCAAACTGAAAAGGGTGGCATCTGTTTGGGGAAACCAGTGTCCAGATCTTCTTCTTTTACCCCCCTCCCTTCCTCAGAGGTAGTGAAATCTGTTGCCCCTCATACAGTCATCCAAACCACTCTAGCCCCTGAGGAGCTGCCTGCCAACCTCTATTCCTCCACGCAGCCACCCATCATTGGCTACATCACCAGCGCGAATCAGCATGCTGTCAGCTACCACGCGGCGCTGCCCCAGCATCTGGTCATCCCAAGTGGCCAGTCCCTCCTAATCCCAGTCAGCGGCACCAATAATGGTACAGAAATGGAGGTTAGTCGTACTGTAAGTGCCCTGACTGCTACCACTACCCCTCAGATATCCACCGCTATGCCACATGCCTATCTGGCCACAGCCCTTTCAAAGTGTGAAGCGCTTGCACCAGATGGGCATCAGCCACCCCCTGCTGTCGCGCAGGCTCCAGCACCACCAGTCCTGCCCTCAAACCCGGCTCCTGCGGTAGTGGCGGCTCCCTCCCCAGCACCAGGTCCTGTTCCCGCTCCTGCCCCTGTTTCAATCCAAGCGTCACCCTCcatttcctcttcctcttctcctgtgGCGCTTCCTCCATTCTTTATGCGAGGCTCCATCATCCAGCTGGCTGATGGAGAGCTGAAGCGCGTCGAGGACCTCAAGACAGAGGACTTCATCCAGAGTGCTGAGATTAGCAGTGAGTTGAAGATTGACTCCAGCACTGTTGAGCGTATTGACAGTGGGCAAACACCTAATGCTGTGGTTATACAGTTTTCTGTGGGAGAGTTAAAAGCCCAG GTGTGTGTGGAGGTGCTGGTGGAGTACCCCTTCTTTGTATTTGGACAGGGGTGGTCGTCTTGCTGCCCTGACCGGACAACCCAGCTGTTTGAGCTCTCATGTGCTAAGCTGTGtgttggtgatgtgtgtgtgtcactCACCCTCCGTGGACTAAGGAACGGTTCAGTAATTGACAGCCAGGCTTTGGGTACAAAGCTGAAGACCACTGAGCTCTCTGACTCCTGTCATAACGCTGCAGGCAGTGGTTCTGGCCTCCTCGTAAAGGCTGCCAATCCAGACAGGCTAGAGAAGGAGCACGtaactggaccaggaccagggcttGAGGTGTCGCCAGGACTGGGACTTGTTTCTGGACCAGGGGAGGGGATCTACAGAGCAGGACCACTGTTGGCTGTCTTGGGGAACAGAGAAGTAAGACAGGAAGTagtgaaaacagacaaaatgcaGTGTGGTGATCAGGACAGACCAGTAGTCCGCAAGAGACGTTGGTCGGCTCCAGAACGAGATCAGACTGAGAGATCTGAGGAGGAACCTCCGCTGACTCTACCCAAACCCTCCTTCATCCCTCAGGAGGTTAAAATCAGCATAGAGGGCCACTCCAGTACAGGGAGTGAAAGGTGCTTGAACAAATGA